The Gasterosteus aculeatus chromosome 18, fGasAcu3.hap1.1, whole genome shotgun sequence genome segment GGTGTTGTTTGGATGGTGTGACTGCAGCTGGAGGATTTGGAAGGGCTGGATGTTCAGAGTACCCGACCGCTGTGGTAGGAATCATCTCTGTGATCACGTAGATCTCTTGAAATTAGTTTACTCTTCAAGGAATGTGCTACCCGTCCCGTGCAAATGGTTGTACAGGGCGTTCTTTGGCTCTGCAGAGGCTGTGGCAAGTCTGAGCAAAATCCTCAAGGAAATTTATGAACCAAAGCGTTGGCTTCAAATAGAGGGTTTTGATTTTGAAACATGTAGTTGTTCACTAGGCAGGGAGGATCTATTTAATTAAGTGTGTGATCCAGTGTTTTAGGAATTCAACCGATTTAACACGTCTAGATTTGAAAATTTAGATTTTAATCTATCAATTAATCATATCACTTTACCCCATTTTTAAACAAGAACTGCCCGTATAGCCCCTGctacacacatcaacacacacacacacattggcttTACAGTgcaatttactttttctttcatttttcctAAGCAACACAAGGCACCTTCTACCCTTCCATCCTCTGGGAATGTGTGCTCCATGCCTCGTGATGAGGGCCCCTGTGATAAATGGAAGGTCCGCTTCTACTTTGACTCTGGCGCAGGAAAATGCACTCAGTTCTGGTATGGAAGCTGCCACGGCAATGCTAATAACTTTGTGTCCATGGAAGCGTGTCAGAGAGAGTGTGGGAACGTGATGATGACGGAGTCCGGCCCTGCACCTCACAAAGGGACCCCAAGGAGAAAAGGCACAAAGTAGTGCTTTGAGGGCACGGGCATGACCCTGCTCCCCGATAATTCCTCCAAACACTGTTATAATCAGAGTTTGAGGCTACTCTTGTGATATTTACACTCTTGAAATTCACAAACATGTATTCTAAAACTTACCAGATCCCGCCCTTATTTGAAACATCAGACTTTATGTTAATCTATTTAGATTGTCTCACAATAAAACTGACATGAACTCTGCTCGTGGTTCTGATTTTGTTAGTttgagctttgtttttgtttgatgctcATTATATTTTGCTTTTACACAAGGACTACGATGAAACAATGTCAATGTGATAATAAGTTACATCTAAAACCTAATCAATAAACTTTGAGCTATCTGGTAAGAAATATGTTtatgtgttaatgttttttcccttctttcATATTGAAATACTATACATTGGggcactaataataataacaatacagaaatcaaatataaaatcgAATGTATAGAAggcttttattgtatttataaggtcagacatttattttgaaactaaaactttatttttgacGCAACCGGAAACATTGTAGTTCATTTCCTCTGACTATTCACCCCTAAGCAGCTAGCTAGTTTAGCTACATTGCACGGAGACCTGAGAAGCATTAAACACTGTTTTTCCCAGTTTTGCATGTCCAATAAACAGACAGGCCCCACAGTCGGCACAAACATGGTAAGGAAATTTTGTTTTATGCGTTAAGACGTGGAATTATTTGCATTATCTGACGTTATATCACCTGTTAGCTCCTGTTAATCCACCATGGCTAAGCTAACGCTGCGTGGAAAACGCTTAACGCTAACTCGCAGACTCCAATGTCTTTCCTTTGCAGTTAACACGTATTATACACGCTGGTTTGCTCATTTTCAGTTGTCCCCCTGAATGTGGATGGAGTAAAGTTAACTTCGTccaagatgaagaagatgataATTGCATTAAAGTTACAGTCGGATCTGTTGCTAAACAACCAACGTTTTTCTCGTATTTTAAAACCTCCGGGAGAAGGCGAACACACGATGTATCGGAAAATATTAATTAATCTGCCCATTAATAGTTTGCGGGTTTTGTTGATAAATGCCACTAGCTGCCtttattgtgtatttaatgTTGTTAATCGTCTTTACAGTCGCACACAATTTTGCTTGTTCAACCGACCAAGAGACCCGAGGGCCGCACTTACGCTGACTACGAGTCGGTGAATGAATGTATGGAAGGTAAGTGTTCAGGTGATCCCTTCTTCATGTAATACCATGAGGGACATTACGTTATCATCTGAGTTATAGTCCTCATCGAGGGCAAAGAAATAATACGATCTTAAGCACGATATTGGCTCCTTGTGGTCATTCAATTAGTAAATATCTCATGTCACGGATCAAAACATATTTAAGAATATTTGCAGTTCATGGTTTGTTTGATGCGCCTTGAATGCCGTTTAATGGCAATCTGTATTAGAGTATTAAGTTTATAtggttttccatttattttgtaatttcttGGTTATTATCCTAAAACCCTTCCTTTTTAGTGAAATCTGTGGTGTTTTTTACTTAGTCTCTCGTAAGAATCAGTTTTACAACATGAAACGCTGCGATCGAAAAATGGCAGATGCAAGTTCCTTTTTCAGAAAGGCAGGTTCCTTTTTTCAGACCGGCATAAACTGATCTCAACGGACGGAAATTGCAAAGCTCAAAAAGatacattatattatttaaGACGCTGTACTACTTTCAGGTCACTGTTTTGTGTTAATTTCTCAATAGTTTGAAACATTTTGTGGGATTTGCAGGAAAGACAAGGAGGCAGGTCGATGCctttctgaaaaaggaacctgcctCTTTTTTGATTGTGTCACTCATGAAAGCCTCGTACTCTAAATTAAGTTTACTTTAATGTATGCAACATTTACTTTTCTATAGATGCACAATAGTTCTACTTGCATTCAGCCTGTCTTGCACCTGTCTTCTAGGTGTTTGCAAAATGTATGAAGAGCATCTTAAGAGGATGAATCCAAACAGTCCGTCCATCACTTACGACATTAGTCAGTTGTTTGACTTCATTGACGACTTGGCCGATCTGAGCTGTCTTGTGTAAGTATGATTTGGCTTATAATTTGAATGAAAGCAACTTTGAACTGGGTGTATTTCGGTCACCTCCACTAAAAATCTGATTTGAACTGTTGTACAGGTACAGAACTGACACTCAAACGTACCAACCGTACAACAAAGACTGGATCAAGGAGAAGATATATGTCCTCCTGCGGCGTCAGGCTCAGCAGGCAGCAAAGTAAAGGCATCGGTGTGGAGTTGTCCGGCCACACACACTTGGAAGGAGTTTATACTGCACTGTATTTCCACTGTGTCTTGAAGACCTTTGTTAAAGGACACCATTGTCAGTTTGACAAGGGGAGGGTTTTCATATTATACTGTATATGGGAAAATGAAAGGGTTTgaaaactggggggggggatttgacgCTTCATTTAGAATTAGAGTCCTGCTCTGCAGCATACATGTTAAAATGCTCAACGGGTTAGGTAAAAactttttgtcaaatatttggTAATGTGCTTTCAGTTTACCCAAAAGTTGTGGACTTCTTTTTTTGATGTATCATTTACAGGGCTGTTTTATTTGAAGATGCTGTGGATTTTAAATGCAGATGCTTACTTTTCGAATGCCTGCAGACTGACCAATCCATTCATGTAACAGATCCCATACGATTTCTTTTCCGTATTTTATCTGTTATTGTCACTATATCCTACCATTATTatataaaatcttttttttatgttttgcgTAGTATCTGATTTTAACTATccacattgttttcttttattctacCAAAATAAACTATTGTTTTCAGACTGGTCTGTCCTGCATTTCAATCCAAACGTTATCCCCTCATTTAGACCTCATTTAGTGAGTCTTGGAATAGCAATTGCTGGTTGACAAGCATTTACACGTGGATCCATTTATCTGCCAAATGGATCCCCTACTTGTCGAATTATGACAAGCTGCTGGATGGTAAGTGATATTAAAGCCGACAATGTTGGATATTTTTCTGGAGGCTTTCGGCGGGTCGTTCCTGCTGATAAATATAAGAAATTGAATTTGTAGGTTGTTGTGTACTGTCTCTTTAAATGTGGCGGACTGCCCTGTTGTTGCTGTGCTGGAAACCCCGTACGTATTCTGAAGGGACCCAAGATGGCTGAATACTCACGGGGGGGGCAGTTAGCAATTATCTGAGCAAGACGTCGGAAATGAATGGCATATAGCAATATAGTGTAAAGTGTTACCCTGCAATAATTATACGACTACCGTTTGTTGGTTTGCACACTTTTTGGGATGCATGGATACCATTAAGGAGAGAGTAGTCCCTCCGCGGCCCCGAGCCAGAACATGGCGGAACACTTGGGGGAGAAATAGCAGCTAatactagctaacgttagctgtcgTATTACTCGGACTGAATTAGAAACATTAATCTAGGGCGAACACGGTATCTTCGATCCGCAAGTGTGAAATAATGTTATCGGTGCACAGCTCTGGGCGTTTCGCTTTAAAACGTTGTTTAACATTGAATATACGGAGCGTAGGCACTTAGCGTACTGCTAGCTAACCCGTTTGGCTTTCTAGCTAACGCAACTGGCACTTGTGCAGTTTAAACGCTGCCCGTACGAACTGCACAAATAAGCAGGTTGTCGGTTTTATGGGACGTGTGTCGCAACGGTGGGGTTTGTTGTAAATACATTCTATCTACTGCGTGCTAGGACGTCCCGAAGTCTGTCTGCCCTCGTTTAGTCGATTAACACGTTAGCTAACGTCAATGCCCTCCGCAACCGAACTGTCGTTAGCTTGCTACAATGGTACGTGACGTGATTTCGTGTGGCGCGTTGCCTACAACGCTGGCGAGATAACTTTTCTTTGAGGCTGCTCGTGAAAATACGCAGATCTTGCAGAATCGATCGGGCAAATCATCCTGGATACTAGCCGGCGTGTTCAGCCTGTAAGGTCCTCCAAAGAAACGATTGCTCGGTTGACCCCTGACACTCACGTATAGTTAGCGTTGCACTAGTGATCGGCTGCGAAAGGAACTTGTGGCGCTACCAGGTGGAGTAGACACCCTGTAAAAGTCAAAGAGTTTCCGGAAAGGGGCAACCGGTCACAACTACCTGCCAGGATGACGGACACTCGTCGCCGGGTCAAAGTCTACACCCTGAACGAGGACCGGCAGTGGGACGACCGTGGAACCGGCCACGTCTCCTCGGGCTACGTGGAGCGTTTGAAAGGCACGTCTCTACTCGTCCGGGCCGAGAGTGATGGTAAGGCGAAGAAACGACCcatggagaggggggtggggggctaaTGGCACATGCCGGCCAACATATCACTTGCATCGTATCGGCCAATGTTACAGCAGATCGATACTTACTATATGTAAACAATGCCTTCGAGACGCGTATTTTTATCAGCTGGAAGCATGTATGTGAGGCTTCCTTATGATTTACAACTCAACACCCTTGTTCACCTGACAGGTTCTCTACTCCTGGAGTCCAAAATCAATCCAAACACAGCCTACCAGAAACAACAGGTCGGTACATAGCGCGGTGTAGGATGCTCATCTAGAACATGGATTGTTTTGGCAAATCTAAAtcggcttttttgtttttctttcccgaAGGACACTTTGATAGTATGGTCAGAGGCCGAAAATTATGATCTGGCACTCAGCTTCCAGGAGAAGGCTGGCTGTGACGAAATTTGGGAGAAGATATGCCAGGTAGCCGCACTTTCAtcgtggctgtgtgtgttttgtccgcTCAGTCTGTGGATGTTTTTTTGATATCCTGTTTCAACATTCCGCTTTGTCTCGTTGTTAAGGTTCAGGGAAAGGACCCATCAGTGGACATTACCCAGGATGTGGTCGACGAGTCTGAGGAAGAACGCTTTGATGACATGTCCTCGCCGGGTCTGGAGTTGCCGCCATGTGAACTGAATCGCTTGGAGGACCTGGCAGAGATGgtggcctcctccctcccgtcaCCGCTGCGGCGCGAGAAACTGGCGCTAGCTGTGGAGAACGAGGGTTACATTCGCAAGATCCTGGAACTGTTCCGCGTGTGTGAGGATTTGGAGAACAGAGAGGGACTGCATCACCTGTATGAAATCATTAAAGGCATCTTCCTGCTTAATCGCACTGCACTCTTTGAGGTTATGTTCTCGGAGGAGTGCATCATGGACGTCATTGGTTGCCTGGAGTTTGATCCGGCACTTGCGCACCCACGGCGGCATCGGGAGTTTCTAACTAAGACGGCCCGCTTTAAAGAGGTGATCCCCATCTCGGATCCTGAACTTCGTCAGAAAATACACCAGACGTATCGGGTGCAGTATATTCAGGACATGGTGCTGCCCACGCCCTCTGTTTTTGAGGAGAACATGCTGTCCACCCTGCactccttcatcttcttcaaCAAGGTGGAGATTGTGGGCATGCTACAGGTGAGATGGGCGAGTGTGACAGGCATTCTTCTAAAGGCTATTTcgtattttcaaaataagacaccGGTCTTCcaagtttcccttttttttaaattatgttttcataCGAAAATCAAATAATGCAAAAGTAGATTCTGTACAAGCTTTACAGAATGACATCTTTCCGTAATATCAAAAAGCAAACTTAAGagaatatttgaataaatacttgAAATCATATCAATTGTAGGGTTGTTCAACGGTTTTAATTAAGGCGGATTGAGCTTCACCCAGTCTGAGTTTGTCTGCTATTCTTTTATGGTGATGTgacctttgtgtttttgtactgtGTCAACTCGGCAGTGTTTATGTATGGCCGTCTCCATAGAGATGGGGAAGTGTTGTGTAAATCGGTTATGCTGCGCTGGAGGAAAACAAACGGCCAGGCTGTTGACTTCGGTGCACCGAGCTTTGTGAAGTTCTGAAGTCGAACGCTCCTCATATGGACCGTCTCCTATTTCTGTCTCGTCTCACGAACGTGCCAAGTGTCTTATTCAAGCAAGCATTTGATATACGGGATTGTAGATATTATTAAGAATGGATTTTCTTTGATGTAAATGTTAACTTATAACAGTGGAATGAATGTACATGTATTTGATAGTGCTTGTCAATTTATTCCAAAAACGATGATTATAATACCATAGGATGTTGCAAAGTGGTAAAAAAGATTAGTTTCTTGGTAATATGCATGTGACAAATACCCCAGTACTTCAACAACATTATAGCAACAGATTTAACAGAGTGCGGAATTGGCCCAGGATGATTGATTGCGATTGACAGGGTAACTTTCTTGTATTATAATAGGTTGACACTATGTGATACTCACTACGTCTTATCTactcctgttgttgttttttatgtcaGGATGATGAGAAGTTCTTGACAGACCTTTTTGCACAGCTAACAGATGAGGCTACGGATGATGACAAAAGACACGAACTGGTATGCCGGACCTTCCATCAACGTTATTTATCAaaaattttcttttaaaaataaatcctttgctCTTCTATCactgaggttttttttcttttcttctaacTTACAGGTGAACTTCCTAAAGGAATTTTGCGCCTTCTCACAAACGTTACAACCTCAAAACAGAGACGCCTTCTTCAAGACATTGTCAAACATGGGCATTCTACCGGCACTAGAGGTCATACTGGTGAGTATTTTATTCTTGAACATGCAAATGAACTTTCTgtgaaacaaatcaaatatttctttagtatttttttaaatgttatgtttTGGCCCCATAGTGTCAAACATTGAGAATTACCATATATTGATAATTTGCCATAAGCATactaaaaaatataaatcaatcGTCAAGGTGGCTGCTGCAGGTTGTCCTGGTACTATTTGATCTTAAGGAGGAGCATTACTGCATTTGGGTTGTGTTACAGCCCTGGTGTAGTTGGGCACATATTGACTGGGGCATCATCATACCTGGCTGCGTCATTGGTCAGGAGAATACACTCCTCTGCCCCCCTGAGATCCCCtttcaaatgtgtttgaaaaaaaaaagaagcatcagTCAtgtgtaaatataaatgcagTGAGGCTGCCAAGCTTAGCCTTACAGGCGAGGGTGCGtgcgggcgtgtgtgtgtgtgtgtcccagcaTCATCATTCAGTTTGAAAGGTTTAGTGTGGACAAAGAGCGCTGACTTGATTTACAGCTTATTAAGTTTTGCCTCACAGAATTAAGCCTGTGcacttaaaacaaatacaaacacattctgCAAGTGCCTCGAATCCATCACAATATGATTTCAGAAACCTCCTTTTATTTTGCCCAACcaaccattttttaaaatttattcCGACATGTTCATTCCCAGCTTTAATATTGTCTGTTGGAGCGGTTAGTTTGATCGCCAACGTGTGTTCTCATGTTGagctgtgtgtgcacacgtaGGCCTCCACCTTCACGCatatagttgtttttttgagtAATACCTGCTTCATCCCTCCCATGTCCACTTACACCCTTCTGAAGTACATAAGCTGGCAAATTAAACGCAGTTGGGTcgtattttgtttttaagccTTAAATGATCTCTGATGGGGGGGTTCACAGTCCACTGAACATATTTCATGTTCATGAAACAGGGAATGGATGACGTCCAGGTGCGTGGGGCAGCCACAGATATTTTCTCTTATCTGGTGGAGTACAACCCTTCCATGGTACGAGAGTTCGTCATGCAGGAGTCTCAGCAGAATGATGATGTGAGTTCATCAACAAAATCCGTCAGAAATTCAACAAATAGTGATTTACTTCGAATCCTGTGGATTTATGTGTTACTAATGATTGATTATTTGCTTTCCAGGACATCCTCCTGATCAACCTGATCATAGAACACATGATCTGTGATACAGACCCGGAGCTGGGGGGAGCAGTGCAGCTGATGGGTCTGCTACGGACTCTGGTGGACCCTGAGAACATGCTGGCCACTGCAAACGTGAGTTTGAGCGCTGCCGCTAAACACGGCGCTTTCCACCAGGCGATGGCTTGACCTTAAACCAGACACGTCCAGCCcgcgtgtagatgtgtgtgtagatATTGTTAAAAGCTAAAGAGCTGCACTGTGCCGCTAACCGAGCAACTCTCCAGTAGTTCAGAGGCCAGAGCGCACCATgtctttcttttgctttctgTGAACATTTACTTTATAATCAATGATACAAATACAATtcagtttgtcctttttttcccctccagaaAACGGAGAAGACGGAGTTCCTGAGCTTCTTCTACAAGCACTGTATGCACGTCCTCTCGGCTCCGCTGCTGGCCAACACCACAGAGGAGAAGCCGAGCAAAggtactgtgtgtgtatctgtatcTACGCACGTGTGCTGGCTTTGTAAATACAGCGCTGACCGCTCCCTTCGTTCTCCTATTAGATGATTTTCAAACGTCCCAGCTGCTGGCCCTGATTCTGGAGCTGCTGACGTTCTGTGTTGAGCACCACACCTATCACATAAAGAACTACATCATCAACAAGGACATCCTCAGGAGGGTGCTGGTGCTCACGGCCTCTCAGCACGCCTTCCTGGCACTATGTGAGTCACACGGGGTCATTCTAGGTACGGGACGACATTGTGAAGCTTTGTAAAAGCTCATTTTAGAGTCTGTCTTCCTGTGTGCAGGTGCCCTGCGCTTCATGCGGAGGATCATCGGACTGAAGGATGAGTTTTACAACCGTTACATCATGAGAAACTTTCTGTTCGAGCCGGTCATCAAGGCCTTCCTCAACAACGGCTCACGCTACAATCTCATGAACTCGGCCATTATTGAGATGTTTGAGTATGTCCGTGTGGTGAGTATTTTCTCCAGATGTCCCCAGCAATAGTTTCCTTACAAGTTAACATATTGTACAATGTATCTTATGCCAGCCTTTTATACTCCTTCCATACTCAGAAGTAGACATTTCTTTATATTTGATCATGTTGATCATGGTCTACTGTGCTAGTTGCCTGCTTCAAGTCTCTCAAAGGAAAGCAACCGTCCGTCAAACAACACGTCTTTTAATTGATCTTCTTTTCTGGCTCAAGTTCATTAAGCATATTACTGCATTTTGCTTATGCATACTAACCACACTACGGTCAACCAGTTATCAATAGTTGACCATTGACATCACGATGGAACATGGCAGattgttttgattcattttaactTGTTTGGTTTGTTGCCCCCCCCTTCATGTCTCCCGCTTGCTGTTTTTCTCCACACTTCATTGTTATTCTACTCTCCTTTTcatacccccacccccccacctccttcctctcatctTGCCCCACGCTGTGTCTCTgcgctccccctcctctcctcccattgCCCCCAGGAGGACGTGAAGTCTCTCACGGCTCATATAATAGAGAACTACTGGAAAGCTCTGGAAGACGTCGACTACGTCCAAACGTTCAAGGGCCTAAAGCTGCGATATGAACAGCAGCGAGAGAGACAAGACAACCCCAAGCTGGACAGGTGAACCAAGCACAGCTGCTCTGCTATTACCATTGGATGGTTTCCAGTGTGCATTATGGGTATTCTTTTGTCCAGGGTCTTGTGTCAGTTGCTATGGGCAGTGcctcttataataataataataataataataatgttattcaTCCTCTCCAGCATGCGCTCCATCCTGAGAAACCACCGCTTCCGTCGCGACGCGCGGAcgctggaggatgaagaggagatgtGGTTCAACACGGATGAAGACGATCTCGAGGACGGTGAGGCGGTGGTTCCTCCATCCGACAAGATGAAGAGTGAGGAAGACCTCATGGAACCTATAAGCAAGTTcatggagagaaagaaatgtACGTATGGAAATACATCGTCTTCTTGTTTGTTGCAGGGGAGAAAATGTGTGGCAACAATAATGACTGATTTGTTTTGGAATGAGAGATTTTTCTATCCTGGTATTTGTGGTTTCTAAATTGTTTTACAATTTAATGGGCTGAGCTTTTATGATGGTTCTATCAGTGTAAGATAACTTGGTAGGAACATCAAGAGGAGGACTGAGGAGGGAATACCATCAGAAAGGGAGTTTTATACACCCGCCCAATATAGTCACTTGCAATTAGGTAGATATATAATAAATCAACCTTTTACGAGCTATTGGAAATATACTGTTGCATATTGTCATTTTTACTCTCGGtctcaaaatacatttaattctaGTTCTTTGTTAGTCTGTTGATTttgggtgagacacacacaacgAAATGTGTCTTCTAAACGCTTGTGTTCCTAGAACATATACTTGTTCACCTGTCGAGTGGTGAAAGAGGACGTGATGACCCTGTTTTCTCCCTCCTGTCCCTCAAAGTGAAAGACACGGACGACAAAGACGTGCTGGGGAAGTCAAGCTTATCCGGCAGGCAGAACCCGAGCTTCAAGCTCTCCTTCTCTGGCTCCACCAAAACCAGCCTGTCCAGccctccttcctctgcctcgTTGAACCCGGGCTCTCCGGGATCACCGGGCTCTCCGGGCTCGGGGGCGCGGAGCTCTGCCTCCCCCACAACTGTAACCACAAAGGTAGCCGTCGGCGTTTTAACGCTTTAAGCGCCTGAAAAATAAGTCGGAATGATGTG includes the following:
- the smek1 gene encoding serine/threonine-protein phosphatase 4 regulatory subunit 3 isoform X2 gives rise to the protein MTDTRRRVKVYTLNEDRQWDDRGTGHVSSGYVERLKGTSLLVRAESDGSLLLESKINPNTAYQKQQDTLIVWSEAENYDLALSFQEKAGCDEIWEKICQVQGKDPSVDITQDVVDESEEERFDDMSSPGLELPPCELNRLEDLAEMVASSLPSPLRREKLALAVENEGYIRKILELFRVCEDLENREGLHHLYEIIKGIFLLNRTALFEVMFSEECIMDVIGCLEFDPALAHPRRHREFLTKTARFKEVIPISDPELRQKIHQTYRVQYIQDMVLPTPSVFEENMLSTLHSFIFFNKVEIVGMLQDDEKFLTDLFAQLTDEATDDDKRHELVNFLKEFCAFSQTLQPQNRDAFFKTLSNMGILPALEVILGMDDVQVRGAATDIFSYLVEYNPSMVREFVMQESQQNDDDILLINLIIEHMICDTDPELGGAVQLMGLLRTLVDPENMLATANKTEKTEFLSFFYKHCMHVLSAPLLANTTEEKPSKDDFQTSQLLALILELLTFCVEHHTYHIKNYIINKDILRRVLVLTASQHAFLALCALRFMRRIIGLKDEFYNRYIMRNFLFEPVIKAFLNNGSRYNLMNSAIIEMFEYVRVDVKSLTAHIIENYWKALEDVDYVQTFKGLKLRYEQQRERQDNPKLDSMRSILRNHRFRRDARTLEDEEEMWFNTDEDDLEDGEAVVPPSDKMKSEEDLMEPISKFMERKKLKDTDDKDVLGKSSLSGRQNPSFKLSFSGSTKTSLSSPPSSASLNPGSPGSPGSPGSGARSSASPTTVTTKGGLVGLVDYPDDDDEDDEEDEDEEDGESKEDPLPPSKKSKLSS
- the smek1 gene encoding serine/threonine-protein phosphatase 4 regulatory subunit 3 isoform X1, giving the protein MTDTRRRVKVYTLNEDRQWDDRGTGHVSSGYVERLKGTSLLVRAESDGSLLLESKINPNTAYQKQQDTLIVWSEAENYDLALSFQEKAGCDEIWEKICQVQGKDPSVDITQDVVDESEEERFDDMSSPGLELPPCELNRLEDLAEMVASSLPSPLRREKLALAVENEGYIRKILELFRVCEDLENREGLHHLYEIIKGIFLLNRTALFEVMFSEECIMDVIGCLEFDPALAHPRRHREFLTKTARFKEVIPISDPELRQKIHQTYRVQYIQDMVLPTPSVFEENMLSTLHSFIFFNKVEIVGMLQDDEKFLTDLFAQLTDEATDDDKRHELVNFLKEFCAFSQTLQPQNRDAFFKTLSNMGILPALEVILGMDDVQVRGAATDIFSYLVEYNPSMVREFVMQESQQNDDDILLINLIIEHMICDTDPELGGAVQLMGLLRTLVDPENMLATANKTEKTEFLSFFYKHCMHVLSAPLLANTTEEKPSKDDFQTSQLLALILELLTFCVEHHTYHIKNYIINKDILRRVLVLTASQHAFLALCALRFMRRIIGLKDEFYNRYIMRNFLFEPVIKAFLNNGSRYNLMNSAIIEMFEYVRVEDVKSLTAHIIENYWKALEDVDYVQTFKGLKLRYEQQRERQDNPKLDSMRSILRNHRFRRDARTLEDEEEMWFNTDEDDLEDGEAVVPPSDKMKSEEDLMEPISKFMERKKLKDTDDKDVLGKSSLSGRQNPSFKLSFSGSTKTSLSSPPSSASLNPGSPGSPGSPGSGARSSASPTTVTTKGGLVGLVDYPDDDDEDDEEDEDEEDGESKEDPLPPSKKSKLSS
- the erh gene encoding enhancer of rudimentary homolog is translated as MSNKQTGPTVGTNMSHTILLVQPTKRPEGRTYADYESVNECMEGVCKMYEEHLKRMNPNSPSITYDISQLFDFIDDLADLSCLVYRTDTQTYQPYNKDWIKEKIYVLLRRQAQQAAK